The nucleotide window CGGTGGCCACCAAGGACGTGTTTGCTGCGCTCGGCCTGAAGCCGGGCTCGCTGACGGTCGGTGCCACCGACGTGCTCGCGGCACCAGCGTGGCCCGATGCCGGAGCACCGCTCGCCGATTGGATTGCGACACTCGAGGCCGGAACCAACGATCTCGAACCGCCGGCCCTCAAGGTCGAGCCTGTGGTCGGCACCGTGCTGGCCGCGCTGCGGGCGACCGCCGGCGTGCAGCTCGCGCGGATGTCGGGCTCGGGCGCGACCTGCTTTGCGCTGTATGCCGATGATGCATCGGCCCGCGCCGCCGCCGCTATGCTCCGCACCGCCCAGCCCGGCTGGTGGGTGCATGCCGGCAGCCTGAGCTGACGGCCGCTTCAGCGGCGGTCATCCCGGGGCGCGCGCAGCGCGAACCCGGATCTCGCAGTTCAGAACATCTCGGGATTCCGGATCGCCGCTGCGCGGCGTCCGGAATGACGGTGCTTATTGCTGGAAGCAGCAGAGCTCGCTCAGTGCGAGCGCGCCAGGCAGAATGCCACCACCTGCTCCAGCGCCGTCTTCATCGGCGAGGACGGGAACAGCGCCAGCGCGTCGACCGCCATCGCGCCGTAATGATGGGCGCGCTGGATGGTGTCTTCGAGCGCGCGATGCTTGGTCATCAGCTTGATCGCCTGATCGAGGTCGGCGTCGGAAATTTCGCCGCGCTCCAGCGACTTGATCCAGAACTCGCGCTCGGAATCGTTGCCACGGCGGAACGCCAGCACCACCGGCAGGGTGATCTTGCCCTCGCGGAAATCGTCGCCGACGTTCTTGCCGAGCTTGGCGGCTTTGCCGCCGTAGTCGAGCACGTCGTCGATGAGCTGGAAGGCGATGCCGATGTTCATACCGAACGAGCGGCAGGCGGATTGTTCGGGCTTGGGCCGGTTGGCGATCGCCGGGCCGACCTCGCAGGCGGCGGCGAACAGCTCGGCGGTCTTGCCGCGGATCACCGCCAGATATTCGTCTTCGGTCGTGGCGGTGTTCTTGGCGGCGGCGAGCTGCATCACCTCGCCCTCGGCGATGGTGGCGGAGGCCGACGACAGGATGTCGAGCGCGCGAAGCGAGCCGACCTCGACCATCATCCGGAACGCCTGGCCGAGCAGGAAATCGCCGACCAGCACGCTGGCCTCGTTGCCCCACAGCATCCGCGCCGACTTCTTGCCGCGGCGCATCTCGCTCTCGTCGACGACGTCGTCGTGCAGCAGCGTCGCGGTGTGCATGAATTCGACCGCGGCGGCGAGCTTGATGTGGCCGTCCCCGGTGTAGCCGGTGAGGTTCGCCATCGCCAAGGTGAGCATCGGCCGCAGCCGCTTGCCGCCGGACGAGATCAGATGATTGGCGACTTCCGGAATCATGGTGACGTCGGAGCCGGTGCGCGACAGGATGGTGGCGTTGACGCGCTCCATGTCCGCCGCAACGAGTTCGACCAGTTGGTCGATCGAGGCGGTCGAGGGGCCCTCGAAGGGTACGATAACGGCCACGCTGGGTCTCCAAATTCCGGGGACGGATTCGGCGAAGCTGCTTCCGCCATCCGCGCCTTGGTCCAGTCATCGAGGCGCCGGCCGGCTCGACCATCCGCGCCTCATTGCGGTTCCCTCTATAGCACGGGAACGACCCTGCAACGAGGCGATCGATCCCCCGCGACGGTCGGCGCGAGCTATAATGCAGGGACGACAGGAGAGGCAAGGTTGCGAGAACTGTTGAGGACCAACGACGCGGTACTGCTTTCGGCGGTGGGGGCGCTGCTCGACGGCGCCGGTATCGACCATCTGGTGCTGGACCAGAACATGAGCATTCTGGAAGGCTCCTTGGGCGTGATTCCGCGCCGTTTACTGGTGCCCGACGACGATCTGCCCGCCGCGCGAAGGCTGTTGACCGACGCGGGACTGGCCCATGAGCTGCGGTCCGATGGCTGAAACGGTCGGCGCGGCGGACCGGAGCGTCACCGAAGACGGCTTTCTCGGCGGCCGGCTGCGGCTGCGGCAACCTGCCGCCGGCCATCGCGCCGGTCACGACGCGATTCTGCTGGCGGCTTCGACCCGGGCGAGGGCAGGCGACCGGGTGGTCGAATTCGGCGCCGGGGTCGGTACCGCCGGACTGGCGCTGGCGCGCCGGGTCGACGGAATCGCTCCGGTCCTGGTTGAGATCGACTCCACCCTTGTGGCGATCGCCCGAGACAACGCCCGCCTCAATGGGCTTGCGGCCGAAGTCGTCTGTCTCGACGTGACCGGCCCCGCCGAGACGTTTGCGGCGGCCGGACTCGGGCCCGACACCGCCGACACGGTGCTGATGAACCCGCCGTTTCATGATGCTGCACGGCATCGCGGCTCGCCCGACCCGTTGCGTCAGGCGGCGCATCTGGCAACCGGGGCGACGCTGGAGGCGTGGGTGCATGCGGCGCGGCGGCTGCTCAAATCGGGCGGCGCCCTGACGCTGATCTGGCGGGCGGATGGACTGGCCGATGTGCTGGCCGCGCTCGGCCGAGGCTTCGGTAGCGTGGCGCTTCAGGCGGTGCACGGAAATGCCGGCAAGCCGGCGATCCGCATCCTGGTGCGCGCGATCAAAGGTGGCCGGGCGCCGCTGGTGATGCTGCCGAGTCTGATGCTCAGCGACACCTCGGGGGAGCCGATCCCGTTGGTGCGGGCGGTGATGGCGGGTGAGCAGATTTTGCCGCTGGCGCAACGCTGAGCGACCTCGCCCGGCAAAAGCTGCGCTGCAGATGCACCTCGAAAGACTTACTGCGGTTGCGGCTCTTTATGATGTTCGGCCGGCGCACTGGTGAGGTGAACCGCCGTCAAGATCGCCCCGATCAACAACACCAGCAGGTAAATTTTCATCGGTCCCTCCGCTGCGTCGTTGCAGCCTCGTCCCTATATGAAGCCTGCGTTGCAAAACATGTTCCACATCTACCAGATGGTGATATCCGCGATGGTCGACAATAGGATGAAGCGATGAGCGGGACTGCGGTCAGCGGTCGCAGCGAGCAGGGCTGGCTCGCCGGTCTCGGTAACTGGATTCCAGAGCGATTCCGCCGGGATATTCCGGTCGTACCGGTGGTCCGGCTATCGGGCACGATCGGCGCGGTGACGCCGCTGCGTCCAGGGCTGACGCTCGCCGGTGTCGCCAAGCTGCTCGACCGCGCATTCTCCACCCGCAACGCCAAGGCGGTGGCGCTGGCGATCAATTCGCCGGGCGGCTCGCCGGTGCAGTCGCGGCTGATCTATTTGCGCATCCGCGCGCTCGCCGCCGAGAAGAAGCTGCCGGTCTACGCCTTCGTCGAGGACGTCGCCGCGTCCGGCGGCTACATGATCGCCTGTGCGGCCGACGAGATCTATTGCGATCCGTCGTCGATCCTCGGCTCGATCGGCGTGGTCGGCGGCGGCTTCGGGTTTCAGGAGCTGATCAGGAAGATCGGCGTCGAGCGCCGGCTCTACACCGCCGGCGAGCGCAAGGCGCAGCTCGATCCGTTCCTGCCCGAAGACCCGCAGGAGGTCGCCCGGCTGAAGGTGCTGCAGCAGGAGATCCACGCGCTGTTCATCGCGCTGGTCAAGGAAAGCCGCGGCGCCCGGCTGAAAGGCGAGGAGTCGCAATTGTTCACCGGCGAGTACTGGGCCGGCGCCACCTCGGTGTCGCTCGGCCTCGCCGATTCGATCGGCGACCTGCGTGCAGTGCTGCGCGAGAAATTCGGCGACAAGGTCCGCACCCCGCTGATCTCGCCGCCGACCGGCCTGCTCGCCAACCTGACGCGCAAATCCGGTGGCGCCGAAGCTGCGCTCGACGGCGTCGCGGCGCTCCCCGAATCAATGATCTCGGCGCTGGAAACCCGGGCGATCTGGGCCAAATACGGCTTTTGAGAGATGGCTTCGGCGGCGGCGCCGCGCCATTTGGTCCCGTCAGCGTGAGTTGCGAGTGAACGCCCACTGAGCGAAGATGCAACAGGGGCGTGACGCGACTCAAGGAGAGGTTGGACGATGCCGCCGCTGCTCGTATTGGCTGGAAGCCTGGTCGGCATCGCCATGGTGCGGTGGGCCTTCCGCACGGCCGGACGCGTCAATCAGGAGCTCGAGGTTGCCCGCGCGACGGTGTTGGCCGATGTCGATCGTGCCACGCTGCCGACGCTGCGGCCCGATCCGGTCACCGGCGCCTATCGGCCCGGTTGAGGTCTCGGCTGTCGCCGGCCCGCGACGGCTGCTGACGGATGAGCTGGTGAATTGCAGCGCTGCGCCGCGGAGGCGGCAGCCTGGGTTAAGGACGCGTTAACCGGCGATTTGGCTTGTTCGTCGCCTTGATTTGCCGGGGCGCGGCCGATACGGTCCGGCCGCTTTTCCGAAAACCCTTGCGAATCCAAAGCCGATCATGGACCCGACGCCTCCGCACATGCGCCCGGAACGCTCGTTCCAGGGCCTGATCCTGACGCTGCAGCGCTTCTGGGCCGACCACGGCTGCGTCATCCTGCAGCCCTACGACATGGAAGTCGGCGCCGGCACCTTCCACCCGGCCACCACGCTGCGGGCGCTCGGTCCGAAGCACTGGAACGCCGCTTACGTGCAACCGTCGCGCCGGCCCAAGGATGGCCGCTACGGCGAGAACCCGAACCGGCTGCAGCACTACTATCAGTTCCAGGTGATCCTCAAACCCTCGCCGCCGAACATCCAGGATCTGTATCTGCAATCGCTGGCCGCGATCGGCGTCGACTCGGGCTTGCACGACATCCGCTTCGTCGAGGACGATTGGGAGAGCCCGACGCTGGGCGCCTGGGGGCTGGGCTGGGAGTGCTGGTGCGACGGCATGGAAGTCAGCCAGTTCACCTACTTCCAGCAGGTCGCCGGCGTCGAATGCGCGCCGGTCGCCGGCGAACTGACTTATGGACTCGAACGGCTGGCGATGTACGTCCAGGGTATCGACCGGGTCTACGACCTCAACTTCAACGGCCGCGACGGCGCCGACAAGGTGACCTACGGCGACGTGTTCCTGCAGGCCGAGAAGGAATACTCGAAGCACAATTTCGAGGTCGCCGACACCGAGATGCTGTTCGAGCAGTTCAAGATGGCCGAGGCCGCCTGCAAGAAATATCTCGATGCCGGCTGGGTGAGCGACAAACGCGAAGCCCACGCCATGGCGCTGCCGGCCTACGACCAGTGCATCAAGGCCAGCCACGTCTTCAACCTGCTCGACGCCCGCGGCGTGATCTCCGTCACCGAACGCCAAAGCTACATCCTCCGCGTCCGCGAACTGGCGAAAGCCTGCGGCGAAGCCTGGGTGCATACCGAAGCGGGTGGTTCTTCACCCTCCCCTGGAGGGGGAGGGTCGCTCGCGTAGCGAGCGGGGTACACGATAACGAGGACGCCTCTGCTCCCCTCCCCCTTGCGGGGAGGGGGCGGGGGTGAGGGTCCACGGATGCAGACGTCAATGTTTGGATCGCCAGCGATGATCGACGATCGCCAGCGGTACTTCGCGCAGATGATGCGCCAGAATCCGACGGACGCCGAGCGCTTGCTGTGGCAGCGCTTGCGGCACGACCTCGTGCTGGCGAACTCGCACTTCCGCCGGCAGGCGGCGATTGGTCCTTTCATCGTCGACTTCGCCAGCCGCGGTGCCAAGCTCGTGATCGAACTCGACGGCGGCCAGCACGACGAGCAGCGCGATGCCGATGCGGCGCGCACGCGGCACATCGAAGCGCTCGGTTATCGCGTGCTACGCTTCTGGAATAACGACGTCCTCGGCAATCTGGATGGTGTTCTCGCCGAGATTCAGTCCGCGTTGCCCCCCACCCCCGACCCCTCCCCGCAAGGGGGAGGGGAGCCACGACCACGCAAGCCTCGTAAGCCGCGCGGGCGTCGTCGGGAGGCGAACTGATGAATTCTCTTTGTAGGCTTCGCGATGGCGAAGTCAGTCGTTTTCCCAGGCACTGCGCCGTCTCCCCTCCCCCTTGCGGGGAGGGGTCGGGGGTGGGGGTGCCGCGCGCACGGAATCAAATCTAAATGCCCGATCTCCTCCTCGAACTGTTCTCCGAAGAAATCCCGGCGCGGATGCAGGGGAAGGCTGCTGATGATCTGAAGCGGCTGGTCACCGACAAGCTCGTCGCCGAAGGGCTCGTCTATGAGGGCGCCAAGGCGTTTGCGACGCCGCGGCGGCTGACGCTGACGGTGCATGGCATTCCGGCGCGGCAGCCGGATCTGAAGGACGAGCGCAAGGGCCCGAAGGTCGGCGCGCCGGATGCCGCGGTGCAGGGCTTTCTGAAGGCCACCGGGCTCGCCTCGCTGGACGAGGCCAAGATCCAGCGCGATCCGAAGAAGGGCGATTTCTACGTCGCGCTGATCGAGAAGCCGGGCCGGCCGGCGATCGAGGTGATTGCCGAAATCCTGCCCGTCATCGTCCGCACCTTC belongs to Rhodopseudomonas palustris and includes:
- a CDS encoding polyprenyl synthetase family protein codes for the protein MAVIVPFEGPSTASIDQLVELVAADMERVNATILSRTGSDVTMIPEVANHLISSGGKRLRPMLTLAMANLTGYTGDGHIKLAAAVEFMHTATLLHDDVVDESEMRRGKKSARMLWGNEASVLVGDFLLGQAFRMMVEVGSLRALDILSSASATIAEGEVMQLAAAKNTATTEDEYLAVIRGKTAELFAAACEVGPAIANRPKPEQSACRSFGMNIGIAFQLIDDVLDYGGKAAKLGKNVGDDFREGKITLPVVLAFRRGNDSEREFWIKSLERGEISDADLDQAIKLMTKHRALEDTIQRAHHYGAMAVDALALFPSSPMKTALEQVVAFCLARSH
- a CDS encoding DUF2007 domain-containing protein, coding for MRELLRTNDAVLLSAVGALLDGAGIDHLVLDQNMSILEGSLGVIPRRLLVPDDDLPAARRLLTDAGLAHELRSDG
- a CDS encoding tRNA1(Val) (adenine(37)-N6)-methyltransferase; this translates as MAETVGAADRSVTEDGFLGGRLRLRQPAAGHRAGHDAILLAASTRARAGDRVVEFGAGVGTAGLALARRVDGIAPVLVEIDSTLVAIARDNARLNGLAAEVVCLDVTGPAETFAAAGLGPDTADTVLMNPPFHDAARHRGSPDPLRQAAHLATGATLEAWVHAARRLLKSGGALTLIWRADGLADVLAALGRGFGSVALQAVHGNAGKPAIRILVRAIKGGRAPLVMLPSLMLSDTSGEPIPLVRAVMAGEQILPLAQR
- a CDS encoding S49 family peptidase is translated as MSGTAVSGRSEQGWLAGLGNWIPERFRRDIPVVPVVRLSGTIGAVTPLRPGLTLAGVAKLLDRAFSTRNAKAVALAINSPGGSPVQSRLIYLRIRALAAEKKLPVYAFVEDVAASGGYMIACAADEIYCDPSSILGSIGVVGGGFGFQELIRKIGVERRLYTAGERKAQLDPFLPEDPQEVARLKVLQQEIHALFIALVKESRGARLKGEESQLFTGEYWAGATSVSLGLADSIGDLRAVLREKFGDKVRTPLISPPTGLLANLTRKSGGAEAALDGVAALPESMISALETRAIWAKYGF
- a CDS encoding DUF4234 domain-containing protein, with the protein product MPPLLVLAGSLVGIAMVRWAFRTAGRVNQELEVARATVLADVDRATLPTLRPDPVTGAYRPG
- a CDS encoding glycine--tRNA ligase subunit alpha, encoding MDPTPPHMRPERSFQGLILTLQRFWADHGCVILQPYDMEVGAGTFHPATTLRALGPKHWNAAYVQPSRRPKDGRYGENPNRLQHYYQFQVILKPSPPNIQDLYLQSLAAIGVDSGLHDIRFVEDDWESPTLGAWGLGWECWCDGMEVSQFTYFQQVAGVECAPVAGELTYGLERLAMYVQGIDRVYDLNFNGRDGADKVTYGDVFLQAEKEYSKHNFEVADTEMLFEQFKMAEAACKKYLDAGWVSDKREAHAMALPAYDQCIKASHVFNLLDARGVISVTERQSYILRVRELAKACGEAWVHTEAGGSSPSPGGGGSLA
- a CDS encoding endonuclease domain-containing protein, whose protein sequence is MIDDRQRYFAQMMRQNPTDAERLLWQRLRHDLVLANSHFRRQAAIGPFIVDFASRGAKLVIELDGGQHDEQRDADAARTRHIEALGYRVLRFWNNDVLGNLDGVLAEIQSALPPTPDPSPQGGGEPRPRKPRKPRGRRREAN